The Oxalobacteraceae bacterium OTU3CINTB1 genome includes a window with the following:
- a CDS encoding CerR family C-terminal domain-containing protein produces the protein MNTKAPSPTAPITAAAASQPADDVRKPRSDGEQSRERLLVSAMRLFGQQGFSKTSTREIAQAAGTNVAAISYYFGDKAGLYQACFSFMCAEAGGNVAAFDQPHFTLREALEGYYGQMIAPLLNKKQEADVMLRLFFREMLEPTGLWAMEVENNIKPEHLALVGVLCRHLGLAEATDDVHRLAYSIPALCVQLLISQDVINAITPHMLSTPEAITEWGERLVDYAEALFNAEKLRFQRKA, from the coding sequence ATGAACACTAAAGCCCCCTCCCCCACAGCCCCCATCACGGCCGCCGCCGCCAGCCAGCCAGCGGACGACGTCCGCAAGCCACGCTCCGATGGCGAGCAGTCGCGCGAGCGCCTGCTGGTCTCGGCGATGCGCCTGTTCGGCCAGCAGGGATTTTCCAAAACCTCGACGCGCGAAATCGCCCAGGCGGCCGGCACCAACGTCGCCGCCATCAGCTACTACTTCGGCGACAAGGCGGGGCTGTACCAGGCCTGCTTCAGCTTTATGTGCGCCGAGGCGGGAGGGAATGTGGCCGCGTTCGACCAGCCGCATTTCACCTTGCGCGAAGCGCTGGAAGGCTACTACGGCCAGATGATCGCCCCGCTGCTGAACAAGAAGCAGGAGGCGGACGTGATGTTGCGACTGTTCTTCCGCGAGATGCTCGAGCCCACCGGGCTATGGGCGATGGAAGTGGAAAACAACATCAAACCCGAGCACCTGGCGCTGGTCGGGGTGCTGTGCCGCCATCTGGGCCTGGCCGAGGCCACCGACGACGTCCACCGGCTGGCTTATTCGATTCCTGCCCTCTGCGTACAATTATTGATCTCCCAAGACGTCATCAATGCGATCACCCCGCACATGTTGTCCACGCCGGAGGCGATAACCGAGTGGGGCGAACGGCTGGTCGACTATGCCGAAGCGCTGTTCAACGCCGAAAAACTTAGATTCCAAAGGAAAGCATGA
- a CDS encoding response regulator encodes MDASYEIQPDEIEILIVEDSPTQAERLRRLIQSMRYKARVAGNGRLALEAIRERKPHLVLSDIVMPEMDGYTLCRAIKTDPDLRDIPVILVTSLMDPKDIIRGIECGSDNFIRKPYAEDYLLNRIGHMLMNQKLRKNQNMEVGIALYLGDQKHFINAERQQILDLLISTYEQAVQVNSELQARERQVIELNMRLAHHAGELETINREIALKNLELAEASRMKSAFIANMSHELRTPLNAIIGFTGALLMKLPGPLTVEQDKQLNTIRTSARHLLSLINDILDVAKIEAGKVTLELETVQCQELVTDVVDTLRPLALQKGLALEIDLAPGALVLETDRRALTQILLNLGNNAIKFTETGTVRVTLALRPGEGQNLIEFSVADSGAGIREEDQSKLFQAFSQLDSTSTRHAEGAGLGLYLCQNLANLIGGSLFFKSDFGHGSTFTLALPRRG; translated from the coding sequence GTGGACGCCAGCTACGAGATACAGCCCGACGAAATCGAAATTCTGATCGTCGAAGACAGCCCTACCCAGGCCGAAAGACTGCGCCGCCTGATCCAGTCGATGCGCTACAAGGCGCGCGTGGCCGGCAACGGCCGGCTGGCGCTGGAGGCGATCCGCGAACGCAAACCGCACTTGGTGCTGTCCGACATCGTGATGCCCGAAATGGACGGCTACACGCTGTGCCGCGCCATCAAGACCGATCCGGACCTGCGCGACATTCCGGTGATCCTGGTGACGTCGCTGATGGATCCGAAGGACATCATCCGCGGCATCGAATGCGGCTCCGATAACTTCATCCGCAAACCGTACGCGGAAGACTATCTGCTCAACCGCATCGGCCACATGCTGATGAACCAGAAGCTGCGCAAGAACCAGAACATGGAAGTCGGCATCGCCCTCTACCTGGGCGATCAAAAGCACTTCATCAACGCCGAACGCCAGCAAATCCTCGACCTGCTGATCTCCACCTACGAGCAGGCGGTCCAGGTCAACAGCGAACTGCAGGCGCGCGAGCGCCAGGTGATCGAACTGAATATGCGGCTGGCCCACCACGCCGGCGAGCTGGAAACCATCAACCGCGAGATCGCGCTGAAAAACCTCGAGCTGGCCGAGGCCAGCCGCATGAAGTCGGCCTTCATCGCCAACATGTCGCACGAGCTGCGCACGCCGCTCAACGCCATCATCGGCTTCACCGGCGCGCTGCTGATGAAGCTTCCCGGCCCGCTGACGGTGGAGCAGGACAAGCAGCTCAACACCATCCGCACCAGCGCGCGCCACCTGCTCTCGCTGATCAACGACATCCTCGACGTGGCCAAGATCGAAGCCGGCAAGGTGACACTGGAGCTGGAGACGGTGCAGTGCCAGGAGCTGGTCACCGACGTCGTCGACACCCTGCGTCCGCTGGCGCTGCAAAAAGGACTGGCGCTGGAGATCGACCTGGCGCCGGGGGCCTTGGTGCTGGAGACCGACCGTCGCGCGCTGACGCAGATCCTGCTCAACCTTGGCAATAACGCCATCAAGTTCACCGAAACGGGCACCGTCCGCGTGACGTTGGCGCTGCGCCCGGGCGAAGGCCAGAACCTCATCGAGTTCTCGGTGGCCGACAGCGGCGCCGGCATCCGCGAGGAAGACCAGAGCAAATTGTTCCAGGCGTTCTCGCAGCTCGATTCGACCTCGACCCGCCACGCGGAAGGCGCCGGACTGGGGCTGTACCTGTGCCAGAACCTCGCCAACCTGATCGGCGGCTCGCTGTTCTTCAAGAGCGATTTCGGCCACGGCAGCACGTTTACCCTGGCGTTGCCGCGTCGCGGCTAG
- a CDS encoding efflux transporter outer membrane subunit, with amino-acid sequence MKIIVRATAALAVATALSACALTPPAPHVDARAPQQWQAPLPSQLHQQLPHNGNQADLATWWRHQGDTLLVQLIESAQAVSPTVASAASRIAQSRADRVAAGAALVPTLDGTGSISRANQQSSLPMGTTSQAALQTSWEIDVFGANRATRDAAQARLDSAHAGWHDARVSVAAEVANQYYALRACEQLLAVAKQDAASRADTARLTELSATAGFESPANLALARASAAEGNNRYLTQRATCDINVKVLVALTALPEAELRRKLIDGVAASEAVAPAMAMAINALPANTLNQRPDVFTAEREVTAASAEVGNAQAQRYPRLTLSGSVGIANFRSGGENTKTDTWTIGPLSVSVPIFDAGRRRANVDAAGARYDSAVASYRSTVRQAVSELEQALVNLDGTAARATDAQTALEGYRVNFTAVEDRYKNGMASLFELEDARRTRLGAEQTVINLQRERSAAWVSLYRAAGGGWSAPAGAAPAVATAVANTNASGTNVQ; translated from the coding sequence ATGAAGATTATCGTACGCGCGACGGCGGCATTGGCCGTCGCCACGGCGCTCAGCGCCTGCGCCCTGACGCCACCGGCGCCGCACGTCGACGCCCGGGCGCCACAGCAGTGGCAAGCGCCGCTGCCGTCGCAGTTGCACCAGCAGTTACCTCACAACGGCAACCAGGCCGACCTGGCCACCTGGTGGCGCCACCAGGGCGACACGCTGCTGGTGCAGCTGATCGAATCGGCGCAGGCGGTCAGCCCGACGGTGGCATCGGCCGCCTCGCGCATTGCGCAGTCGCGCGCCGACCGCGTGGCCGCCGGCGCCGCGCTGGTGCCGACGCTCGACGGCACGGGCAGCATCAGCCGCGCCAACCAGCAATCGTCGCTGCCGATGGGGACCACCTCGCAGGCGGCCTTGCAGACATCCTGGGAGATCGACGTTTTCGGCGCCAACCGCGCCACCCGCGACGCCGCGCAGGCGCGCCTCGACAGCGCGCACGCCGGCTGGCATGACGCCCGCGTCTCCGTCGCCGCCGAAGTGGCCAACCAATACTACGCGCTGCGCGCCTGCGAACAATTGCTGGCGGTCGCCAAACAGGATGCCGCCTCGCGCGCCGACACCGCGCGCCTGACGGAGCTCAGCGCGACCGCAGGCTTCGAATCGCCCGCCAATCTGGCGTTGGCGCGCGCCAGCGCGGCCGAAGGCAACAACCGCTATCTGACCCAGCGCGCCACCTGCGACATCAACGTCAAGGTGCTGGTGGCGCTCACGGCGCTGCCGGAGGCGGAATTGCGCCGGAAGTTGATCGACGGCGTGGCGGCGTCCGAAGCGGTGGCGCCGGCCATGGCCATGGCCATCAATGCGCTGCCGGCCAACACCTTGAACCAGCGCCCGGACGTGTTCACCGCCGAACGCGAAGTGACCGCCGCCAGCGCCGAAGTGGGCAACGCCCAGGCGCAGCGCTATCCGCGCCTGACCTTATCCGGTTCGGTCGGGATCGCCAACTTCCGCTCCGGCGGCGAGAACACCAAGACCGACACCTGGACCATCGGTCCGTTGTCGGTGTCGGTGCCGATCTTCGACGCCGGCCGGCGCCGCGCCAACGTCGACGCGGCCGGCGCGCGCTACGACTCCGCCGTCGCCAGCTACCGCTCCACCGTGCGCCAGGCCGTCAGCGAACTGGAACAGGCGCTGGTCAACCTGGACGGCACGGCCGCTCGCGCCACCGATGCCCAGACGGCGTTGGAGGGCTACCGCGTCAATTTCACCGCCGTCGAAGACCGCTACAAGAACGGCATGGCGAGCCTGTTCGAACTGGAGGACGCGCGCCGCACCCGCCTGGGCGCCGAGCAAACCGTCATCAACTTGCAGCGCGAACGCAGCGCCGCCTGGGTGTCGCTGTACCGCGCCGCCGGCGGCGGCTGGAGCGCGCCGGCCGGCGCCGCCCCGGCGGTCGCCACCGCGGTTGCCAACACCAATGCCAGCGGCACCAACGTCCAATAA